The following proteins are encoded in a genomic region of Primulina huaijiensis isolate GDHJ02 unplaced genomic scaffold, ASM1229523v2 scaffold25037, whole genome shotgun sequence:
- the LOC140967383 gene encoding shaggy-related protein kinase eta-like isoform X1 produces the protein MDSLPVEHHHHNPPPEQHHHKYHHLDQAQAPLATGVKHAMETDKIPPFSSFLAYMDAFLRAVSCCKCCLFSSKRDMSSSLVDGNDPLTGHIISTTIGGKNGEPKRTISYMAERVVGTGSFGIVFQAKCLETGETVAIKKVLQDKRYKNRELQLMRLMDHPNVISLKHCFFSTTTRDELFLNLVMDYVPETMYKVLKHYSNSNQRMPLIYVKLYTYQLFRGLAYMHSVAGVSHRDIKPQNILVDPLTHQVKICDFGSAKALVKGEANIAYICSRYYRAPELIFGATEYSTSIDIWSAGCVLAELLLGQPLFPGENAVDQLVEIIKVLGTPTREEIRCMNPNYADFRFPQIKAHPWHKVFHKRMPPEAIDLTSRLLQYSPSLRCTAIEACAHPFFNELRELNARLPNGRPFPTLFNFKQELSGASPELLSKLIPEHIWCQASLSLPFPHPAAT, from the exons ATGGATTCGTTGCCGGTAGAGCATCATCACCATAATCCGCCACCCGAGCAGCATCATCATAAATATCATCATCTTGACCAAGCTCAAGCACCGCTTGCCACTGGCGTCAAGCACGCCATGGAAACTGACAAG ATCCCTCCCTTCTCAAGTTTTCTGGCATATATGGATGCTTTCTTGAGAGCCGTCTCCTGTTGCAAATGCTGCCTTTTCAGTTCTAAACGT GATATGTCTTCCTCTTTAGTTGATGGAAATGATCCGCTGACTGGTCACATAATTTCGACTACGATAGGAGGCAAAAATGGAGAGCCCAAAAGG ACAATTAGTTACATGGCAGAGCGTGTTGTGGGTACTGGATCATTCGGTATTGTTTTTCAG GCGAAGTGCTTGGAGACCGGTGAGACAGTGGCCATAAAGAAGGTTTTGCAAGATAAGCGATATAAAAATCGTGAGCTGCAGTTAATGCGGTTGATGGATCATCCAAATGTGATTTCACTGAAGCACTGCTTCTTTTCCACAACAACCAGGGATGAACTTTTCCTGAATTTGGTAATGGATTACGTCCCCGAGACTATGTACAAGGTTTTAAAGCATTATAGCAATTCAAATCAAAGGATGCCGCTCATATATGTGAAACTCTACACCTATCAG TTATTTAGGGGGCTTGCGTATATGCATAGTGTTGCCGGGGTTTCCCATCGCGATATAAAAcctcaaaatattttg GTTGATCCCCTTACCCACCAGGTCAAGATTTGTGACTTTGGAAGTGCTAAAGCTCTT GTGAAGGGTGAAGCTAACATAGCTTACATTTGCTCTCGTTACTATCGAGCTCCAGAACTCATATTTGGTGCGACAGAATATTCAACATCAATTGATATTTGGTCAGCTGGATGTGTTCTTGCTGAGCTGCTTCTGGGCCAG CCTCTTTTTCCTGGAGAAAATGCTGTTGATCAGCTCGTAGAGATTATCAAG GTTCTTGGTACTCCAACTCGAGAAGAAATACGGTGTATGAATCCAAATTACGCTGACTTCCGGTTTCCCCAGATTAAAGCCCATCCATGGCACAAA GTTTTCCATAAGCGGATGCCTCCTGAGGCCATTGATCTTACTTCTAGACTACTTCAATACTCACCAAGCCTTCGATGCACAGCt ATAGAAGCATGTGCCCACCCTTTCTTTAATGAGCTTCGGGAACTCAATGCTCGTCTGCCAAATGGTCGCCCTTTCCCAACTCTTTTTAACTTTAAACAGGAA TTATCTGGAGCATCTCCTGAGTTGCTCAGCAAGTTGATACCTGAGCATATTTGGTGTCAAGCCAGTCTGAGTCTTCCTTTCCCCCATCCTGCTGCAACGTGA
- the LOC140967383 gene encoding shaggy-related protein kinase eta-like isoform X3: MDSLPVEHHHHNPPPEQHHHKYHHLDQAQAPLATGVKHAMETDKDMSSSLVDGNDPLTGHIISTTIGGKNGEPKRTISYMAERVVGTGSFGIVFQAKCLETGETVAIKKVLQDKRYKNRELQLMRLMDHPNVISLKHCFFSTTTRDELFLNLVMDYVPETMYKVLKHYSNSNQRMPLIYVKLYTYQLFRGLAYMHSVAGVSHRDIKPQNILVDPLTHQVKICDFGSAKALVKGEANIAYICSRYYRAPELIFGATEYSTSIDIWSAGCVLAELLLGQPLFPGENAVDQLVEIIKVLGTPTREEIRCMNPNYADFRFPQIKAHPWHKVFHKRMPPEAIDLTSRLLQYSPSLRCTAIEACAHPFFNELRELNARLPNGRPFPTLFNFKQELSGASPELLSKLIPEHIWCQASLSLPFPHPAAT; the protein is encoded by the exons ATGGATTCGTTGCCGGTAGAGCATCATCACCATAATCCGCCACCCGAGCAGCATCATCATAAATATCATCATCTTGACCAAGCTCAAGCACCGCTTGCCACTGGCGTCAAGCACGCCATGGAAACTGACAAG GATATGTCTTCCTCTTTAGTTGATGGAAATGATCCGCTGACTGGTCACATAATTTCGACTACGATAGGAGGCAAAAATGGAGAGCCCAAAAGG ACAATTAGTTACATGGCAGAGCGTGTTGTGGGTACTGGATCATTCGGTATTGTTTTTCAG GCGAAGTGCTTGGAGACCGGTGAGACAGTGGCCATAAAGAAGGTTTTGCAAGATAAGCGATATAAAAATCGTGAGCTGCAGTTAATGCGGTTGATGGATCATCCAAATGTGATTTCACTGAAGCACTGCTTCTTTTCCACAACAACCAGGGATGAACTTTTCCTGAATTTGGTAATGGATTACGTCCCCGAGACTATGTACAAGGTTTTAAAGCATTATAGCAATTCAAATCAAAGGATGCCGCTCATATATGTGAAACTCTACACCTATCAG TTATTTAGGGGGCTTGCGTATATGCATAGTGTTGCCGGGGTTTCCCATCGCGATATAAAAcctcaaaatattttg GTTGATCCCCTTACCCACCAGGTCAAGATTTGTGACTTTGGAAGTGCTAAAGCTCTT GTGAAGGGTGAAGCTAACATAGCTTACATTTGCTCTCGTTACTATCGAGCTCCAGAACTCATATTTGGTGCGACAGAATATTCAACATCAATTGATATTTGGTCAGCTGGATGTGTTCTTGCTGAGCTGCTTCTGGGCCAG CCTCTTTTTCCTGGAGAAAATGCTGTTGATCAGCTCGTAGAGATTATCAAG GTTCTTGGTACTCCAACTCGAGAAGAAATACGGTGTATGAATCCAAATTACGCTGACTTCCGGTTTCCCCAGATTAAAGCCCATCCATGGCACAAA GTTTTCCATAAGCGGATGCCTCCTGAGGCCATTGATCTTACTTCTAGACTACTTCAATACTCACCAAGCCTTCGATGCACAGCt ATAGAAGCATGTGCCCACCCTTTCTTTAATGAGCTTCGGGAACTCAATGCTCGTCTGCCAAATGGTCGCCCTTTCCCAACTCTTTTTAACTTTAAACAGGAA TTATCTGGAGCATCTCCTGAGTTGCTCAGCAAGTTGATACCTGAGCATATTTGGTGTCAAGCCAGTCTGAGTCTTCCTTTCCCCCATCCTGCTGCAACGTGA
- the LOC140967383 gene encoding shaggy-related protein kinase eta-like isoform X2, protein MDSLPVEHHHHNPPPEQHHHKYHHLDQAQAPLATGVKHAMETDKVVHPSDMSSSLVDGNDPLTGHIISTTIGGKNGEPKRTISYMAERVVGTGSFGIVFQAKCLETGETVAIKKVLQDKRYKNRELQLMRLMDHPNVISLKHCFFSTTTRDELFLNLVMDYVPETMYKVLKHYSNSNQRMPLIYVKLYTYQLFRGLAYMHSVAGVSHRDIKPQNILVDPLTHQVKICDFGSAKALVKGEANIAYICSRYYRAPELIFGATEYSTSIDIWSAGCVLAELLLGQPLFPGENAVDQLVEIIKVLGTPTREEIRCMNPNYADFRFPQIKAHPWHKVFHKRMPPEAIDLTSRLLQYSPSLRCTAIEACAHPFFNELRELNARLPNGRPFPTLFNFKQELSGASPELLSKLIPEHIWCQASLSLPFPHPAAT, encoded by the exons ATGGATTCGTTGCCGGTAGAGCATCATCACCATAATCCGCCACCCGAGCAGCATCATCATAAATATCATCATCTTGACCAAGCTCAAGCACCGCTTGCCACTGGCGTCAAGCACGCCATGGAAACTGACAAGGTGGTCCATCCCTCC GATATGTCTTCCTCTTTAGTTGATGGAAATGATCCGCTGACTGGTCACATAATTTCGACTACGATAGGAGGCAAAAATGGAGAGCCCAAAAGG ACAATTAGTTACATGGCAGAGCGTGTTGTGGGTACTGGATCATTCGGTATTGTTTTTCAG GCGAAGTGCTTGGAGACCGGTGAGACAGTGGCCATAAAGAAGGTTTTGCAAGATAAGCGATATAAAAATCGTGAGCTGCAGTTAATGCGGTTGATGGATCATCCAAATGTGATTTCACTGAAGCACTGCTTCTTTTCCACAACAACCAGGGATGAACTTTTCCTGAATTTGGTAATGGATTACGTCCCCGAGACTATGTACAAGGTTTTAAAGCATTATAGCAATTCAAATCAAAGGATGCCGCTCATATATGTGAAACTCTACACCTATCAG TTATTTAGGGGGCTTGCGTATATGCATAGTGTTGCCGGGGTTTCCCATCGCGATATAAAAcctcaaaatattttg GTTGATCCCCTTACCCACCAGGTCAAGATTTGTGACTTTGGAAGTGCTAAAGCTCTT GTGAAGGGTGAAGCTAACATAGCTTACATTTGCTCTCGTTACTATCGAGCTCCAGAACTCATATTTGGTGCGACAGAATATTCAACATCAATTGATATTTGGTCAGCTGGATGTGTTCTTGCTGAGCTGCTTCTGGGCCAG CCTCTTTTTCCTGGAGAAAATGCTGTTGATCAGCTCGTAGAGATTATCAAG GTTCTTGGTACTCCAACTCGAGAAGAAATACGGTGTATGAATCCAAATTACGCTGACTTCCGGTTTCCCCAGATTAAAGCCCATCCATGGCACAAA GTTTTCCATAAGCGGATGCCTCCTGAGGCCATTGATCTTACTTCTAGACTACTTCAATACTCACCAAGCCTTCGATGCACAGCt ATAGAAGCATGTGCCCACCCTTTCTTTAATGAGCTTCGGGAACTCAATGCTCGTCTGCCAAATGGTCGCCCTTTCCCAACTCTTTTTAACTTTAAACAGGAA TTATCTGGAGCATCTCCTGAGTTGCTCAGCAAGTTGATACCTGAGCATATTTGGTGTCAAGCCAGTCTGAGTCTTCCTTTCCCCCATCCTGCTGCAACGTGA
- the LOC140967383 gene encoding shaggy-related protein kinase zeta-like isoform X6, with translation MSSSLVDGNDPLTGHIISTTIGGKNGEPKRTISYMAERVVGTGSFGIVFQAKCLETGETVAIKKVLQDKRYKNRELQLMRLMDHPNVISLKHCFFSTTTRDELFLNLVMDYVPETMYKVLKHYSNSNQRMPLIYVKLYTYQLFRGLAYMHSVAGVSHRDIKPQNILVDPLTHQVKICDFGSAKALVKGEANIAYICSRYYRAPELIFGATEYSTSIDIWSAGCVLAELLLGQPLFPGENAVDQLVEIIKVLGTPTREEIRCMNPNYADFRFPQIKAHPWHKVFHKRMPPEAIDLTSRLLQYSPSLRCTAIEACAHPFFNELRELNARLPNGRPFPTLFNFKQELSGASPELLSKLIPEHIWCQASLSLPFPHPAAT, from the exons ATGTCTTCCTCTTTAGTTGATGGAAATGATCCGCTGACTGGTCACATAATTTCGACTACGATAGGAGGCAAAAATGGAGAGCCCAAAAGG ACAATTAGTTACATGGCAGAGCGTGTTGTGGGTACTGGATCATTCGGTATTGTTTTTCAG GCGAAGTGCTTGGAGACCGGTGAGACAGTGGCCATAAAGAAGGTTTTGCAAGATAAGCGATATAAAAATCGTGAGCTGCAGTTAATGCGGTTGATGGATCATCCAAATGTGATTTCACTGAAGCACTGCTTCTTTTCCACAACAACCAGGGATGAACTTTTCCTGAATTTGGTAATGGATTACGTCCCCGAGACTATGTACAAGGTTTTAAAGCATTATAGCAATTCAAATCAAAGGATGCCGCTCATATATGTGAAACTCTACACCTATCAG TTATTTAGGGGGCTTGCGTATATGCATAGTGTTGCCGGGGTTTCCCATCGCGATATAAAAcctcaaaatattttg GTTGATCCCCTTACCCACCAGGTCAAGATTTGTGACTTTGGAAGTGCTAAAGCTCTT GTGAAGGGTGAAGCTAACATAGCTTACATTTGCTCTCGTTACTATCGAGCTCCAGAACTCATATTTGGTGCGACAGAATATTCAACATCAATTGATATTTGGTCAGCTGGATGTGTTCTTGCTGAGCTGCTTCTGGGCCAG CCTCTTTTTCCTGGAGAAAATGCTGTTGATCAGCTCGTAGAGATTATCAAG GTTCTTGGTACTCCAACTCGAGAAGAAATACGGTGTATGAATCCAAATTACGCTGACTTCCGGTTTCCCCAGATTAAAGCCCATCCATGGCACAAA GTTTTCCATAAGCGGATGCCTCCTGAGGCCATTGATCTTACTTCTAGACTACTTCAATACTCACCAAGCCTTCGATGCACAGCt ATAGAAGCATGTGCCCACCCTTTCTTTAATGAGCTTCGGGAACTCAATGCTCGTCTGCCAAATGGTCGCCCTTTCCCAACTCTTTTTAACTTTAAACAGGAA TTATCTGGAGCATCTCCTGAGTTGCTCAGCAAGTTGATACCTGAGCATATTTGGTGTCAAGCCAGTCTGAGTCTTCCTTTCCCCCATCCTGCTGCAACGTGA
- the LOC140967383 gene encoding shaggy-related protein kinase eta-like isoform X4 produces MDAFLRAVSCCKCCLFSSKRDMSSSLVDGNDPLTGHIISTTIGGKNGEPKRTISYMAERVVGTGSFGIVFQAKCLETGETVAIKKVLQDKRYKNRELQLMRLMDHPNVISLKHCFFSTTTRDELFLNLVMDYVPETMYKVLKHYSNSNQRMPLIYVKLYTYQLFRGLAYMHSVAGVSHRDIKPQNILVDPLTHQVKICDFGSAKALVKGEANIAYICSRYYRAPELIFGATEYSTSIDIWSAGCVLAELLLGQPLFPGENAVDQLVEIIKVLGTPTREEIRCMNPNYADFRFPQIKAHPWHKVFHKRMPPEAIDLTSRLLQYSPSLRCTAIEACAHPFFNELRELNARLPNGRPFPTLFNFKQELSGASPELLSKLIPEHIWCQASLSLPFPHPAAT; encoded by the exons ATGGATGCTTTCTTGAGAGCCGTCTCCTGTTGCAAATGCTGCCTTTTCAGTTCTAAACGT GATATGTCTTCCTCTTTAGTTGATGGAAATGATCCGCTGACTGGTCACATAATTTCGACTACGATAGGAGGCAAAAATGGAGAGCCCAAAAGG ACAATTAGTTACATGGCAGAGCGTGTTGTGGGTACTGGATCATTCGGTATTGTTTTTCAG GCGAAGTGCTTGGAGACCGGTGAGACAGTGGCCATAAAGAAGGTTTTGCAAGATAAGCGATATAAAAATCGTGAGCTGCAGTTAATGCGGTTGATGGATCATCCAAATGTGATTTCACTGAAGCACTGCTTCTTTTCCACAACAACCAGGGATGAACTTTTCCTGAATTTGGTAATGGATTACGTCCCCGAGACTATGTACAAGGTTTTAAAGCATTATAGCAATTCAAATCAAAGGATGCCGCTCATATATGTGAAACTCTACACCTATCAG TTATTTAGGGGGCTTGCGTATATGCATAGTGTTGCCGGGGTTTCCCATCGCGATATAAAAcctcaaaatattttg GTTGATCCCCTTACCCACCAGGTCAAGATTTGTGACTTTGGAAGTGCTAAAGCTCTT GTGAAGGGTGAAGCTAACATAGCTTACATTTGCTCTCGTTACTATCGAGCTCCAGAACTCATATTTGGTGCGACAGAATATTCAACATCAATTGATATTTGGTCAGCTGGATGTGTTCTTGCTGAGCTGCTTCTGGGCCAG CCTCTTTTTCCTGGAGAAAATGCTGTTGATCAGCTCGTAGAGATTATCAAG GTTCTTGGTACTCCAACTCGAGAAGAAATACGGTGTATGAATCCAAATTACGCTGACTTCCGGTTTCCCCAGATTAAAGCCCATCCATGGCACAAA GTTTTCCATAAGCGGATGCCTCCTGAGGCCATTGATCTTACTTCTAGACTACTTCAATACTCACCAAGCCTTCGATGCACAGCt ATAGAAGCATGTGCCCACCCTTTCTTTAATGAGCTTCGGGAACTCAATGCTCGTCTGCCAAATGGTCGCCCTTTCCCAACTCTTTTTAACTTTAAACAGGAA TTATCTGGAGCATCTCCTGAGTTGCTCAGCAAGTTGATACCTGAGCATATTTGGTGTCAAGCCAGTCTGAGTCTTCCTTTCCCCCATCCTGCTGCAACGTGA
- the LOC140967383 gene encoding shaggy-related protein kinase eta-like isoform X5, with amino-acid sequence MDSKFESFCWILARKECWDMSSSLVDGNDPLTGHIISTTIGGKNGEPKRTISYMAERVVGTGSFGIVFQAKCLETGETVAIKKVLQDKRYKNRELQLMRLMDHPNVISLKHCFFSTTTRDELFLNLVMDYVPETMYKVLKHYSNSNQRMPLIYVKLYTYQLFRGLAYMHSVAGVSHRDIKPQNILVDPLTHQVKICDFGSAKALVKGEANIAYICSRYYRAPELIFGATEYSTSIDIWSAGCVLAELLLGQPLFPGENAVDQLVEIIKVLGTPTREEIRCMNPNYADFRFPQIKAHPWHKVFHKRMPPEAIDLTSRLLQYSPSLRCTAIEACAHPFFNELRELNARLPNGRPFPTLFNFKQELSGASPELLSKLIPEHIWCQASLSLPFPHPAAT; translated from the exons ATGGATTCTAAGTTTGAGAGTTTCTGCTGGATTTTGGCCAGGAAAGAGTGTTGG GATATGTCTTCCTCTTTAGTTGATGGAAATGATCCGCTGACTGGTCACATAATTTCGACTACGATAGGAGGCAAAAATGGAGAGCCCAAAAGG ACAATTAGTTACATGGCAGAGCGTGTTGTGGGTACTGGATCATTCGGTATTGTTTTTCAG GCGAAGTGCTTGGAGACCGGTGAGACAGTGGCCATAAAGAAGGTTTTGCAAGATAAGCGATATAAAAATCGTGAGCTGCAGTTAATGCGGTTGATGGATCATCCAAATGTGATTTCACTGAAGCACTGCTTCTTTTCCACAACAACCAGGGATGAACTTTTCCTGAATTTGGTAATGGATTACGTCCCCGAGACTATGTACAAGGTTTTAAAGCATTATAGCAATTCAAATCAAAGGATGCCGCTCATATATGTGAAACTCTACACCTATCAG TTATTTAGGGGGCTTGCGTATATGCATAGTGTTGCCGGGGTTTCCCATCGCGATATAAAAcctcaaaatattttg GTTGATCCCCTTACCCACCAGGTCAAGATTTGTGACTTTGGAAGTGCTAAAGCTCTT GTGAAGGGTGAAGCTAACATAGCTTACATTTGCTCTCGTTACTATCGAGCTCCAGAACTCATATTTGGTGCGACAGAATATTCAACATCAATTGATATTTGGTCAGCTGGATGTGTTCTTGCTGAGCTGCTTCTGGGCCAG CCTCTTTTTCCTGGAGAAAATGCTGTTGATCAGCTCGTAGAGATTATCAAG GTTCTTGGTACTCCAACTCGAGAAGAAATACGGTGTATGAATCCAAATTACGCTGACTTCCGGTTTCCCCAGATTAAAGCCCATCCATGGCACAAA GTTTTCCATAAGCGGATGCCTCCTGAGGCCATTGATCTTACTTCTAGACTACTTCAATACTCACCAAGCCTTCGATGCACAGCt ATAGAAGCATGTGCCCACCCTTTCTTTAATGAGCTTCGGGAACTCAATGCTCGTCTGCCAAATGGTCGCCCTTTCCCAACTCTTTTTAACTTTAAACAGGAA TTATCTGGAGCATCTCCTGAGTTGCTCAGCAAGTTGATACCTGAGCATATTTGGTGTCAAGCCAGTCTGAGTCTTCCTTTCCCCCATCCTGCTGCAACGTGA